A region of Porites lutea chromosome 13, jaPorLute2.1, whole genome shotgun sequence DNA encodes the following proteins:
- the LOC140922586 gene encoding LOW QUALITY PROTEIN: carboxypeptidase B2-like (The sequence of the model RefSeq protein was modified relative to this genomic sequence to represent the inferred CDS: substituted 1 base at 1 genomic stop codon): MDILVFSRSQILVYRTRGLEFSVQISDVQSVIEQQKGNHGTTQRLKSWSERYHQLDEILTLLRETADKYKRRVRLFSVGTSYEGRHLFAVEIKANQDIAKPLVFINCGIHAREWVSPATCMYVIEQLVSRYPVDDSVREVLDKVDFVILPVLNVDGYVYTWEKDRMWRKNRSRQYGXKCVGVDLNRNWGFRWGVRGASSDPCSEAFHGEEPLSEKEVQSVVRFLESQKKRLVGYLDIHSYGQMLLFPWGYTKEQTKDHIEMERVAMAMANAIKSRGGYNTSYIFGQASHILYTESGTTKDYIYGHLSVKYTFSMELRDTGKYGFLLPPRLIEPTAKEAFEGIKAMVENIKLDK; this comes from the exons ATGGACATCCTAGTGTTTAGCCGCTCTCAGATTTTGGTGTACAGGAC ccGTGGTCTTGAGTTCAGCGTCCAAATATCAGATGTGCAATCTGTTATCGAGCAACAAAAAGGAAACCATGGTACCACGCAAAGACTGAAGTCATGGTCTGAAAGGTACCATCAGTTAGACGAG ATCCTCACTCTACTCAGAGAGACGGCTGATAAGTATAAACGACGAGTCCGCCTGTTTTCTGTAGGAACATCATACGAGGGACGGCATTTGTTTGCCGTGGAG atTAAGGCAAATCAAGATATTGCAAAACCACTTGTGTTTATAAACTGTGGAATTCACGCGAGAGAATGGGTGTCCCCAGCAACATGCATGTACGTCATTGAACAG CTAGTCTCTCGGTACCCAGTTGATGATTCAGTAAGGGAAGTCCTTGATAAAGTCGATTTTGTCATTTTGCCGGTGTTAAACGTAGATGGATATGTTTACACTTGGGAAAAG GATCGCATGTGGCGTAAAAACAGAAGTAGACAATATGGCTAGAAATGTGTTGGTGTGGATCTTAACCGGAACTGGGGTTTTCGTTGGGGAG TGAGAGGAGCAAGCAGTGATCCTTGCAGCGAGGCTTTCCACGGTGAAGAGCCTTTGTCAGAAAAGGAGGTTCAGAGTGTTGTTAGGTTCCTCGAGTCACAAAAGAAAAGGCTGGTTGGTTACCTGGATATTCACTCGTATGGTCAGATGTTGTTGTTTCCATGGGGATATACAAAGGAGCAAACTAAAGATCATATCGAAATG gaGAGGGTTGCTATGGCAATGGCCAACGCAATCAAATCTCGTGGTGGCTACAATACTAGTTACATATTTGGACAAGCTTCACATATCTTAT ATACGGAATCAGGAACAACAAAGGACTATATTTATGGGCATTTAAGTGTTAAGTACACATTTTCAATGGAGCTGAGAGACACCGGGAAATATGGTTTCCTTCTTCCGCCTAGACTTATAGAACCTACCGCAAAGGAGGCATTTGAAGGAATCAAGGCAATGGTCGAAAATATCAAATTGGATAAATAG
- the LOC140923104 gene encoding LOW QUALITY PROTEIN: carboxypeptidase B-like (The sequence of the model RefSeq protein was modified relative to this genomic sequence to represent the inferred CDS: inserted 1 base in 1 codon), giving the protein MWWLLVCILTFQQVFLAESEKVIRATPSLEAHLEFLHGLEGQGIKIPDSNSPRFRFQIPELEISXTLSSLLDNNGVAFTIQIDDIQKLIEEELQPVYVRSGSWHSEYHNLEEIHSKLYEVQRNYRSMASVESLGSSHERKDMLAIKIRGRHSSRKPVFFIQCGIHAREWVSPATCMYIIDQMTQRYRADDSVTQLLDKIDFVILPVLNVDGYSYTWIDPRNRRYRLWRKNRRPHERYGCHGVDLNRNWGYGWGGSGASWRPCDSTFRGSEAFSEVETRNVRRYLERLQQLKGFIDFHAYSQMWFIPWGYTARDTADHNEQMRVARIASEAITRKHGTRFQYGSSAALLYAASGGSEDWTYGQLNVKYSFSVELRDTGRYGFLLPKEQIIPTGEETFEGLKALVKAMVI; this is encoded by the exons ATGTGGTGGCTGCTGGTATGTATCTTAACATTTCAGCAAGTCTTTCTTGCAGAGAG cGAGAAGGTTATTCGTGCTACTCCTAGTCTCGAAGCTCATCTGGAGTTTTTGCACGGATTAGAGGGACAAGGCATTAAG attccggattccaatagTCCACGATTCCGTTTCCAAATTCCAGAATTAGAGATTT GCACTCTCTCCTCCCTCCTGGACAACAATGGCGTCGCTTTCACTATTCAAATTGACGACATTCAAAAGTTGATCGAAGAGGAACTGCAGCCTGTTTATGTTCGTTCTGGGAGCTGGCACAGTGAATATCACAACCTTGAGGAG ATTCACTCAAAGCTTTATGAAGTTCAAAGAAATTACAGAAGCATGGCGTCTGTAGAATCACTTGGCAGTTCTCACGAAAGAAAGGACATGCTGGCTATTAAA ATACGCGGACGTCACAGTTCACGCAAGCCAGTGTTTTTTATTCAATGTGGGATTCACGCCAGGGAATGGGTGTCTCCAGCTACCTGCATGTACATCATTGACCAG ATGACGCAGAGGTATCGTGCTGATGATTCAGTCACGCAGTTGTTGGATAAGATTGACTTTGTTATTCTACCTGTCCTCAATGTGGATGGATATTCCTACACATGGATTGACCCG AGAAATAGAAGATATCGGTTGTGGAGGAAAAATCGTCGCCCACATGAGCGCTACGGTTGTCATGGCGTGGATTTAAATAGAAATTGGGGATATGGCTGGGGAG GCTCTGGGGCAAGTTGGCGTCCTTGTGATAGCACATTCAGAGGCTCCGAGGCCTTCTCTGAAGTAGAAACCAGAAACGTCCGCAGGTACCTGGAACGACTGCAACAGTTGAAAGGGTTTATCGATTTCCATGCCTACAGTCAAATGTGGTTCATTCCTTGGGGATACACAGCCAGAGATACGGCTGATCACAATGAGCAG ATGAGGGTTGCTAGGATTGCCTCCGAAGCCATCACAAGGAAGCATGGAACTCGATTTCAATATGGATCGTCTGCTGCTTTACTCT ATGCTGCTAGCGGTGGTTCGGAGGACTGGACCTATGGACAACTGAACGTCAAGTACTCATTTTCGGTGGAGTTACGTGATACAGGGCGTTACGGCTTCCTTCTTCCGAAGGAGCAAATTATCCCGACAGGAGAGGAGACGTTCGAGGGTTTGAAAGCGTTGGTCAAGGCAATGGTTATATAG